The sequence TGCTGTCTCTTTTGTGGTGGTATATATTAAAAAAATAGTTCTATTAAATAATATATAATTATAGCGTTAAGAGGGGATTTAATGATGAGCAGTAAAACACACTGAATATTAGATACTCTCTAACATTCAGTGTTACTAAATATAAATTTTAGTTTATGCGGAAATTAAGCCACAGGTTGCAGCTGTAAACTTTGGCTTGGTTCGCCAATTGGCAGCACAGTACGACCATATTGTTCGTTCAGCACTTCAGCCATGGCCAGATAAATTGCACTGGCACCGCAAATAATCCCTTCGAAGCCAGCAAAGACCAGCAATGAATGGTTACCGGTGAAATTGCCCACGGCCAGTAGCGCAAATAGCAGTGTCAGACTGCCGAAAACAAACTGCAAGGCGCGGTTAGCAGGTAAGGTGCCGAAGAACATAAATAGTGTAAAGATGCCCCACAGACCTAAATAAACGCCGAGGAATTGTGCATCAGTTGCCTCCGCCAGACCCATTTTAGGCAACATCAGTAAGCCAACCAGACTCAGCCAGAATGCGCCATATGAGGTAAAGGCGGTTGCGGCAAAGGTATTCCCCTTTTTGTACTCCAACAAACCGGCCAAAATTTGTGCCAGACCGCCGTAAAAAATCCCCATACTCAGAATGACAGAGGTCAGGGGAAAGAAGCCTGCGTTGTGCAGGTTAAGCAAGACGGTAGTCATCCCAAAGCCCATTAGGCCTAATGGGCCAGGATTCGCCAACTTGGTGGTGTTCATAAGTCCTCTGCAAATTTGGTATAATTATTTAAATAAATATAAAGCGCCTGAATGACCAAAAAGTGGCCTATTCCGTCAGTGCGCGCGGCATCATAATGATCCGCGCGGTAGGAAACAATGATCTCGAGGGTGATAAAAAGTAATTTTTTTTCATCTCCCCCCTTGATGCTGCGTTTCCTGGCCCCATCTTATTCCCAACCGCAGGAGCTAATCGTGGATCAGCGGAGACATGCATCAACAGAACGTTGGGCGTGAAAACATTGATTAAGAAAATACGGGCAGTTGAAAATAA comes from Yersinia bercovieri ATCC 43970 and encodes:
- the satP gene encoding acetate uptake transporter; translation: MNTTKLANPGPLGLMGFGMTTVLLNLHNAGFFPLTSVILSMGIFYGGLAQILAGLLEYKKGNTFAATAFTSYGAFWLSLVGLLMLPKMGLAEATDAQFLGVYLGLWGIFTLFMFFGTLPANRALQFVFGSLTLLFALLAVGNFTGNHSLLVFAGFEGIICGASAIYLAMAEVLNEQYGRTVLPIGEPSQSLQLQPVA